Proteins encoded in a region of the Streptomyces sp. NBC_00258 genome:
- a CDS encoding putative leader peptide: protein MSGTGIALVSRRHVDLGRMSSAICPAC, encoded by the coding sequence ATGTCTGGAACTGGAATTGCCTTGGTGAGTCGGCGGCACGTCGACCTCGGCCGCATGTCCAGCGCCATCTGTCCGGCCTGCTGA
- a CDS encoding GNAT family N-acetyltransferase, with protein MSIAVTTWSLEQVSPADQLPAAAPDGDVRIVRAEVPSPEFSRYLYTAVGGDIRWTDRLGWTYAQWQEGLDRPGAETWVAYDRGTPAGYVQLEPQDDGVVEIVHFGLIPAFRGRRIGGHLLSHGVARAWDLADRWPGRAQTKRVWLHTCSKDGEHAMDNYLRRGFKLFDTKVEEEPDVTAPGPWPGAHAG; from the coding sequence ATGAGCATCGCTGTGACCACTTGGTCCCTGGAGCAGGTCTCCCCGGCCGACCAGCTGCCCGCCGCCGCCCCCGACGGCGACGTCCGGATCGTCCGCGCCGAGGTGCCCTCCCCCGAGTTCAGCCGCTATCTGTACACAGCGGTCGGCGGCGACATCCGCTGGACGGACCGGCTCGGCTGGACGTACGCGCAGTGGCAGGAGGGCCTGGACCGGCCGGGCGCGGAGACCTGGGTCGCGTACGACCGTGGAACGCCCGCCGGGTACGTACAACTGGAGCCGCAGGACGACGGCGTCGTGGAGATCGTCCACTTCGGGCTGATCCCCGCCTTCCGGGGCCGGCGCATCGGCGGGCACCTCCTCTCCCACGGCGTGGCACGGGCCTGGGACCTGGCCGACCGCTGGCCGGGGCGGGCGCAGACGAAGCGCGTCTGGTTGCATACGTGCAGCAAGGACGGCGAGCACGCGATGGACAACTACCTGCGCCGCGGCTTCAAGCTCTTCGACACCAAGGTCGAGGAGGAGCCGGACGTGACGGCACCCGGGCCCTGGCCGGGGGCTCACGCAGGCTGA
- a CDS encoding nitrite/sulfite reductase codes for MAATPQNPAAATPRRKVSRHRGEGQWAVGHYTPLNGNEQFKKDDDGLNVRTRIETIYSKRGFDSIDPNDLRGRMRWWGLYTQRKPGIDGGKTAILEPEELDDKYFMLRVRIDGGRLTTQQLRVIGEISQEFARGTADLTDRQNVQYHWIRIEDVPEIWERLEAVGLSTTEACGDTPRVILGSPVAGIAEDEIIDGTPAIEEIHRRVIGNKDFSNLPRKFKTAISGSPLLDVAHEINDVAFVGVNHPEHGPGFDLWVGGGLSTNPKIGQRLGAWVPLDEVADVHIGVLSIFRDYGYRRLRTRARLKFLVADWGVEKFRQVLEDEYLKRKLVDGPAPDQPVARWRDHVGVHRQQDGRYYVGFAPRVGRVDGATLTKIAELAEAHGSGRLRTTVEQKMIVLDVEQDRIDSLVEGLESLDLTAKPSPFRRGTMACTGIEYCKLAIVETKARGASLIDELERRIPEFDEPITININGCPNACARIQVADIGLKGQLMLNDQGEQVEGYQVHLGGALGLEAGFGRKVRGLKVTSDDLPDYVERVLKRFEEEREDGERFATWATRASEESLS; via the coding sequence ATGGCCGCCACCCCACAGAATCCCGCTGCCGCAACGCCCCGCCGCAAGGTGAGCCGTCACCGCGGCGAGGGTCAGTGGGCCGTTGGTCACTACACCCCGCTCAACGGCAACGAGCAGTTCAAGAAGGACGACGACGGTCTCAACGTGCGGACACGCATTGAGACGATCTACTCCAAGCGGGGCTTCGACTCGATCGACCCCAACGACCTGCGCGGACGCATGCGCTGGTGGGGCCTCTACACCCAGCGCAAGCCCGGGATCGACGGCGGCAAGACCGCGATCCTGGAGCCGGAGGAGCTGGACGACAAGTACTTCATGCTGCGGGTGCGGATCGACGGCGGACGCCTCACCACCCAGCAGCTGCGGGTCATCGGCGAGATCTCGCAGGAGTTCGCGCGGGGCACCGCGGACCTCACCGACCGGCAGAACGTCCAGTACCACTGGATCCGAATCGAGGACGTCCCGGAGATCTGGGAGCGCCTGGAGGCCGTCGGGCTGTCCACGACCGAGGCCTGCGGTGACACACCCCGGGTGATCCTCGGCTCGCCCGTCGCCGGGATCGCCGAGGACGAGATCATCGACGGCACCCCGGCCATCGAGGAGATCCACCGCCGGGTCATCGGCAACAAGGACTTCTCGAACCTGCCCCGCAAGTTCAAGACCGCGATCTCCGGCTCGCCGCTGCTCGACGTGGCGCACGAGATCAACGACGTCGCGTTCGTCGGCGTGAACCACCCGGAGCACGGCCCCGGCTTCGACCTCTGGGTCGGCGGCGGCCTCTCCACCAACCCGAAGATCGGCCAGCGCCTCGGCGCCTGGGTCCCGCTCGACGAGGTCGCGGACGTCCACATCGGCGTCCTCTCGATCTTCCGCGACTACGGCTACCGGCGCCTTCGTACGCGTGCCCGGCTGAAGTTCCTGGTCGCCGACTGGGGTGTCGAGAAGTTCCGCCAGGTGCTCGAGGACGAGTACCTGAAGCGCAAGCTGGTCGACGGCCCCGCTCCCGACCAGCCGGTCGCCCGCTGGCGCGACCACGTCGGTGTGCACCGTCAGCAGGACGGCCGCTACTACGTGGGCTTCGCCCCGCGCGTGGGCCGCGTGGACGGCGCGACCCTCACCAAGATCGCCGAACTGGCCGAGGCGCACGGCTCCGGCCGGCTGCGCACCACCGTCGAGCAGAAGATGATCGTGCTCGACGTGGAGCAGGACCGGATCGACTCGCTGGTCGAGGGCCTTGAGTCGCTCGACCTGACCGCCAAGCCGTCGCCCTTCCGGCGCGGCACGATGGCCTGCACCGGCATCGAGTACTGCAAGCTCGCCATCGTCGAGACCAAGGCACGCGGTGCCTCGCTGATCGACGAACTGGAGCGCCGCATCCCCGAGTTCGACGAGCCCATCACCATCAACATCAACGGCTGCCCGAACGCCTGCGCCCGTATCCAGGTCGCGGACATCGGTCTCAAGGGCCAGTTGATGCTGAACGACCAGGGCGAGCAGGTCGAGGGCTACCAGGTGCACCTCGGCGGCGCACTCGGCCTGGAGGCCGGCTTCGGCCGCAAGGTCCGTGGCCTGAAGGTCACTTCGGACGACCTGCCCGACTACGTCGAGCGCGTGCTGAAGCGTTTCGAGGAGGAGCGCGAGGACGGCGAGCGCTTCGCCACCTGGGCTACTCGTGCCAGCGAGGAGTCTCTTTCATGA
- the cysC gene encoding adenylyl-sulfate kinase: MNQEIQVTGATIWLTGLPSAGKTTIAYELAGRLREEGHRVEVLDGDEIRTFLTAGLGFSREDRHTNVQRIGFLADLLARNGVKTLVPVIAPYADSREAVRKRHQASGAAYIEVHVATPVEVCSERDVKGLYAKQAAGEISGLTGVDDPYEEPESPDLRIESHTQSVQESAAALHALLAERGLA, translated from the coding sequence ATGAACCAGGAGATTCAAGTGACCGGAGCCACCATCTGGCTCACGGGTCTGCCGAGCGCCGGCAAGACCACCATCGCGTACGAACTGGCCGGACGGCTGCGCGAGGAGGGCCACCGCGTCGAGGTGCTCGACGGCGACGAGATCCGTACGTTCCTGACGGCGGGCCTCGGCTTCAGCCGCGAGGACCGGCACACGAACGTACAGCGCATCGGCTTCCTCGCCGACCTGCTGGCACGCAACGGCGTCAAGACGCTGGTGCCGGTCATCGCTCCTTACGCGGACAGCCGCGAGGCGGTGCGCAAGCGCCACCAGGCGAGCGGGGCCGCGTACATCGAGGTGCATGTCGCCACTCCGGTCGAGGTGTGCAGCGAGCGGGACGTGAAGGGCCTGTACGCCAAGCAGGCGGCGGGCGAGATCTCGGGTCTGACCGGGGTCGACGACCCGTACGAGGAGCCCGAGTCGCCCGATCTGCGCATCGAGTCGCACACCCAGTCCGTGCAGGAGTCCGCGGCGGCGCTTCACGCGCTGCTCGCCGAGAGGGGTCTCGCATGA
- a CDS encoding acyl-CoA dehydrogenase family protein — MAASTHTVTNQAPPLVSYDVFNADRALVEAVDRHLDPQLLDEAHGDLSALGLTSGSAQVQAWGALANENPPKLRTHDRYGNRADDVEFHPSWHRLLGKGVSAGLTAAWSQPGGHVRRAAAFVVWTQVEAGNLCPLSMTHAAVPALRTDPALAAEWEPRLTSMVYDQDLRPAQQKAGVLFGMGMTEKQGGSDVRANTTSARALAEDGTYELTGHKWFCSAPMSDGFLVLAQAPGGLTCFLVPRVLADGTRNVFRIQRLKDKLGNRSNASAEVEFDGTWARRVGDEGRGVRTIIGMVAATRLDCVLGSAGLMRQAVSQAVHHSTYREAFGGRLIDKPLMRNVLADLALESEAATVLGLRLAAAYDDGGEQERAFLRIAVPAAKYWVTKRCTPVAVEALECLGGNGYVEESGMPRLLRESPLNSVWEGAGNVQALDVLRALQREPAALNAYLQEVGRARGADHRLDGAIKNLLTELADLEGIEGRARRLVERIAVVLQGSLLVRFAPPEVADAFCASRLGGDWGASFGTLPHTLDLGSVVERARPVF; from the coding sequence ATGGCAGCCAGCACCCACACCGTGACCAACCAGGCTCCGCCGCTGGTCTCGTACGACGTCTTCAACGCCGACCGTGCCCTCGTCGAGGCGGTCGACCGGCACCTCGACCCACAGCTGCTCGACGAGGCGCACGGCGATCTGTCGGCCCTCGGGCTGACCTCCGGATCGGCGCAGGTCCAGGCCTGGGGGGCGCTGGCCAACGAGAACCCGCCGAAGCTGCGCACCCACGACCGCTACGGCAACCGGGCCGACGACGTCGAGTTCCATCCGTCCTGGCACCGGCTGCTCGGCAAGGGTGTCTCGGCGGGCCTGACGGCGGCGTGGTCACAGCCCGGCGGGCATGTGCGGCGCGCGGCCGCCTTCGTGGTCTGGACGCAGGTCGAGGCGGGGAACCTGTGCCCGCTGTCGATGACGCACGCGGCGGTGCCCGCGCTGCGCACCGACCCGGCGCTCGCCGCCGAGTGGGAGCCCCGGCTCACGTCCATGGTCTACGACCAGGACCTGCGGCCCGCTCAGCAGAAGGCCGGCGTGCTCTTCGGGATGGGCATGACGGAGAAGCAGGGCGGCAGCGACGTACGCGCGAACACGACGTCCGCGCGAGCGCTGGCCGAGGACGGGACGTACGAGCTGACGGGCCACAAGTGGTTCTGCTCGGCGCCGATGTCGGACGGTTTCCTGGTGCTGGCGCAGGCTCCCGGCGGGTTGACGTGTTTCCTGGTGCCGCGGGTCCTCGCCGACGGCACACGGAACGTGTTCCGCATCCAGCGGCTCAAGGACAAGCTGGGCAACCGGTCGAACGCGTCGGCCGAGGTCGAGTTCGACGGCACGTGGGCGCGCCGGGTCGGGGACGAGGGGCGCGGGGTGCGCACCATCATCGGGATGGTCGCGGCGACCCGGCTGGACTGTGTGCTCGGCTCGGCGGGTCTGATGCGGCAGGCCGTCTCACAGGCGGTCCACCACTCGACGTACCGCGAGGCGTTCGGCGGCAGGCTGATCGACAAGCCGCTGATGCGGAACGTCCTCGCGGACCTGGCCCTGGAGTCGGAGGCCGCGACGGTGCTCGGGCTGCGGCTCGCCGCCGCGTACGACGACGGGGGCGAGCAGGAGCGGGCGTTCCTGCGGATCGCGGTACCGGCCGCGAAGTACTGGGTGACGAAGCGGTGCACGCCGGTCGCGGTGGAGGCCCTGGAGTGCCTCGGCGGCAACGGTTACGTGGAGGAGTCGGGCATGCCGCGGCTGCTGCGCGAGTCTCCGCTCAACTCCGTCTGGGAGGGCGCGGGCAACGTCCAGGCACTGGACGTCCTGCGCGCCCTGCAACGCGAACCTGCGGCCCTCAACGCCTACCTCCAGGAGGTCGGCAGGGCCCGTGGCGCCGACCACCGGCTGGACGGCGCGATCAAGAACCTGCTGACCGAACTCGCCGACCTGGAGGGCATCGAGGGACGCGCCCGGCGTCTCGTCGAGCGCATCGCCGTGGTCCTCCAGGGCTCGCTGCTGGTCCGGTTCGCGCCGCCGGAGGTCGCCGACGCGTTCTGCGCCTCACGCCTCGGCGGGGACTGGGGGGCGTCGTTCGGGACCCTGCCGCACACCCTGGACCTCGGCTCGGTGGTGGAGCGGGCGCGGCCCGTTTTCTGA
- the cysD gene encoding sulfate adenylyltransferase subunit CysD: protein MTTTVADVSEEGTDSPYALSHLDALESEAVHIFREVAGEFERPVILFSGGKDSIVMLHLALKAFAPAAVPFSLLHVDTGHNFPEVLEYRDRTVKKHGLRLHVASVQDYIDRGTLKERPDGTRNPLQTVPLTEKIQAERFDAVFGGGRRDEEKARAKERVFSLRDEFSQWDPRRQRPELWNLYNGRHAAGEHVRVFPLSNWTELDVWQYIAREGIELPEIYFAHEREVFQRAGMWLTAGEWGGPKDSETVEKRQVRYRTVGDMSCTGAVDSDATTLDAVITEIAASRLTERGATRADDKMSEAAMEDRKREGYF, encoded by the coding sequence ATGACGACGACCGTTGCCGACGTCTCCGAGGAGGGGACCGACAGCCCGTACGCCCTGAGCCACCTGGATGCTCTGGAGTCCGAGGCGGTGCACATCTTCCGCGAGGTGGCGGGTGAGTTCGAGCGGCCGGTGATCCTCTTCTCCGGCGGCAAGGACTCCATCGTCATGCTGCATCTCGCGCTGAAGGCGTTCGCGCCCGCCGCGGTGCCGTTCTCGCTGCTGCACGTGGACACCGGGCACAACTTCCCGGAGGTCCTGGAGTACCGCGACCGCACGGTGAAGAAGCACGGGCTGCGGCTGCACGTCGCCTCCGTACAGGACTACATCGACCGCGGCACCCTCAAGGAGCGCCCGGACGGGACGCGTAACCCGCTGCAGACGGTGCCGCTGACGGAGAAGATCCAGGCCGAGCGGTTCGACGCGGTGTTCGGCGGCGGACGCCGGGACGAGGAGAAGGCCCGCGCGAAGGAGCGGGTGTTCTCGCTGCGGGACGAGTTCTCGCAGTGGGACCCGCGCCGCCAGCGCCCCGAGCTGTGGAACCTCTACAACGGTCGGCACGCGGCCGGCGAGCACGTCCGCGTCTTCCCGCTGTCCAACTGGACCGAGCTGGACGTGTGGCAGTACATCGCCCGCGAAGGCATCGAACTGCCGGAGATCTACTTCGCCCACGAGCGTGAGGTGTTCCAGCGGGCCGGCATGTGGCTGACCGCGGGCGAGTGGGGCGGCCCGAAGGACAGCGAGACCGTCGAGAAGCGGCAGGTCCGCTACCGGACCGTCGGTGACATGTCCTGCACGGGTGCCGTCGACTCGGACGCCACCACGCTGGACGCCGTGATCACCGAGATCGCCGCCTCCCGGCTCACGGAGCGGGGCGCCACCCGCGCCGACGACAAGATGTCCGAGGCCGCGATGGAAGACCGCAAGCGCGAGGGGTACTTCTAA
- a CDS encoding phosphoadenylyl-sulfate reductase, whose product MTTVQTDTDTDTNLESGRDAELRALAEQAGRDLEDASALEILQWAVDTFGKQFCVTSSMEDAVVAHLASRARPGVDVVFLDTGYHFEETIGTRDAVEAVMDVNVITLTPRQTVAEQDAEYGPKLHDRNPDLCCALRKVKPLEEGLTKYSAWATGLRRDESPTRANTPVVGWDEKRRKVKISPIARWTQDDVDAYVTEHGVLTNPLLMDGYASVGCAPCTRRVLEGEDARAGRWAGRAKTECGLHG is encoded by the coding sequence ATGACGACCGTTCAGACCGATACCGATACCGATACGAATCTTGAGAGCGGCCGGGACGCCGAGCTCAGGGCTCTCGCCGAGCAGGCCGGCCGCGACCTGGAGGACGCCTCCGCCCTGGAGATCCTCCAGTGGGCGGTCGACACCTTCGGCAAGCAGTTCTGCGTGACCTCCTCGATGGAGGACGCGGTGGTCGCCCATCTCGCCTCCCGCGCGAGGCCCGGCGTGGACGTCGTCTTCCTCGACACCGGCTACCACTTCGAGGAGACCATCGGCACCCGGGACGCGGTCGAGGCCGTGATGGACGTCAACGTCATCACGCTCACCCCGCGCCAGACCGTGGCCGAGCAGGACGCCGAGTACGGGCCGAAGCTGCACGACCGCAACCCCGACCTGTGCTGCGCGCTCCGCAAGGTCAAGCCCCTCGAAGAAGGGCTCACCAAGTACAGCGCCTGGGCGACGGGCCTGCGCCGCGACGAGTCCCCGACCCGGGCGAACACCCCGGTCGTCGGCTGGGACGAGAAGCGCCGCAAGGTAAAGATCTCGCCGATCGCCCGCTGGACGCAGGACGACGTCGACGCGTACGTCACCGAGCACGGCGTACTCACCAACCCCCTGCTGATGGACGGCTACGCGTCCGTCGGCTGCGCCCCCTGCACCCGCCGGGTGCTGGAGGGCGAGGACGCGCGCGCCGGCCGCTGGGCGGGCCGCGCGAAGACCGAGTGCGGGCTGCACGGCTGA
- a CDS encoding sulfate adenylyltransferase subunit 1 — MTSTTEPTVPLSVEQLSATTLLRFATAGSVDDGKSTLVGRLLHDSKSVLTDQLEAVEHASRNRGQDTPDLALLTDGLRAEREQGITIDVAYRYFATARRRFILADTPGHVQYTRNMVTGASTAELTVVLVDARNGVVEQTRRHAAIAALLRVPHVVLAVNKMDLVEYKESVFAAIAEEFTAYASELGVPEITAIPISALAGDNVVDPSANMDWYGGPTFLEHLETVPVSHDLTTCHARLPVQYVIRPQTAEHPDYRGYAGQIAAGAFRVGESVTVLPSGRTSRISAIDLLGAPVDVAWTTQSVTVLLEDDVDISRGDLLVPTKDAPATTQDIEATVCHVADAPLTIGHRVLLKHGTRTVKALVKDIPSRLTLDDLSLHPHPGHLDANDIGRVKIRTAEPLPVDSYADSRRTGSFILIDPSDGTTLTAGMVGESFASPEPVKAEADDDGWDF; from the coding sequence ATGACGAGCACCACCGAACCCACCGTGCCGCTGTCGGTCGAGCAGCTGTCCGCGACGACCCTGCTGCGCTTCGCCACCGCGGGGTCCGTCGACGACGGCAAGTCCACCCTCGTCGGCAGGCTGCTGCACGACTCCAAGTCGGTCCTCACCGACCAGCTGGAGGCCGTGGAGCACGCCTCGCGCAACCGCGGCCAGGACACGCCCGACCTCGCCCTGCTCACCGACGGCCTGCGGGCCGAGCGCGAGCAGGGCATCACCATCGACGTGGCGTACCGCTACTTCGCCACGGCCCGGCGCCGGTTCATCCTCGCCGACACGCCCGGACACGTGCAGTACACCCGCAACATGGTGACGGGTGCCTCCACGGCCGAGCTGACGGTGGTCCTCGTCGACGCCCGCAACGGAGTCGTCGAGCAGACCCGCCGGCACGCGGCGATCGCCGCACTGCTGCGTGTCCCGCACGTCGTGCTGGCCGTCAACAAGATGGACCTCGTCGAGTACAAGGAGTCCGTCTTCGCGGCGATCGCCGAGGAGTTCACGGCGTACGCCTCCGAGCTGGGCGTCCCCGAGATCACCGCGATCCCGATCTCGGCGCTCGCCGGTGACAACGTGGTGGACCCGTCCGCGAACATGGACTGGTACGGCGGCCCGACCTTCCTGGAGCACCTGGAGACGGTCCCGGTCAGCCACGACCTCACGACCTGCCACGCGCGTCTGCCCGTGCAGTACGTGATCCGTCCGCAGACCGCCGAGCACCCGGACTACCGGGGGTACGCGGGCCAGATCGCGGCCGGTGCCTTCCGTGTCGGCGAGTCGGTCACGGTGCTGCCCTCCGGCCGTACGTCGCGGATCTCCGCGATCGACCTGCTCGGCGCACCGGTCGACGTGGCCTGGACGACGCAGTCGGTGACCGTCCTCCTGGAGGACGACGTCGACATCTCACGCGGCGACCTGCTCGTGCCGACCAAGGACGCGCCCGCGACGACGCAGGACATCGAGGCGACCGTCTGCCACGTCGCCGACGCGCCGCTGACCATCGGCCACCGCGTGCTGCTCAAGCACGGCACCCGCACGGTCAAGGCGCTCGTCAAGGACATCCCGTCCCGGCTGACGCTCGACGACCTGTCGCTGCACCCGCACCCGGGCCACCTGGACGCCAACGACATCGGCCGGGTCAAGATCCGTACGGCCGAGCCGCTGCCCGTCGACTCGTACGCCGACTCCCGGCGCACCGGCTCGTTCATCCTGATCGACCCGTCCGACGGCACCACGCTCACCGCGGGCATGGTCGGCGAGTCCTTCGCCTCTCCGGAGCCGGTCAAGGCCGAGGCGGACGACGACGGTTGGGACTTCTGA
- a CDS encoding aliphatic sulfonate ABC transporter substrate-binding protein: MPATRSKLRRGLAAIAALPLLALAATACGYGSQAKDGDTSEVAAEGKKVDGLDSVRIGYFPNLTHATALVGDQEGLLQKELGGTKVSYSQFNAGPAEIEALNSGSIDIGWIGPSPAINGYSTTDGKGLRIIGGSASGGVKLVVNPDKVTSLKDVKGKKIATPQLGNTQDVAFLNWIAEQGWKVDAQSGKGDVSVVRTDNKITPDAYKSGSIDGAWVPEPTASKLVAEGGKVLLDEADLWPDKKFVITNIIVSQKFLTEHPDVVQAVLRGSVRTNTWINANPEKAKAAANEKLKELSGKPLPAGVLDPAWKSIQFTDDPLASTLNTEAAHAVKAGLLKQPKLDGIYDLTPLNKVLSAEGKSTVDDAGLGVK; encoded by the coding sequence GTGCCTGCCACCCGAAGCAAGCTGCGCCGCGGCCTCGCCGCCATTGCCGCTCTGCCCCTCCTGGCGCTCGCCGCCACCGCCTGTGGCTACGGGTCCCAGGCCAAGGACGGTGACACGTCGGAGGTCGCCGCCGAGGGCAAGAAGGTCGACGGTCTCGACTCCGTGCGGATCGGCTACTTCCCGAACCTGACGCACGCCACGGCGCTCGTGGGTGACCAGGAGGGGCTGCTGCAGAAGGAGCTGGGCGGCACGAAGGTCTCGTACTCCCAGTTCAATGCGGGTCCTGCGGAGATCGAGGCGCTCAACTCGGGTTCGATCGACATCGGCTGGATCGGTCCCTCGCCCGCGATCAACGGTTACAGCACCACCGACGGCAAGGGCCTGCGGATCATCGGGGGTTCCGCGTCCGGCGGCGTGAAGCTCGTGGTCAACCCGGACAAGGTCACGTCCTTGAAGGACGTCAAGGGCAAGAAGATCGCCACCCCGCAGCTGGGCAACACCCAGGACGTGGCGTTCCTCAACTGGATCGCCGAGCAGGGCTGGAAGGTCGACGCGCAGAGCGGCAAGGGCGATGTGTCGGTGGTCCGCACCGACAACAAGATCACCCCGGACGCCTACAAGTCCGGTTCGATCGACGGGGCGTGGGTGCCCGAGCCGACCGCCTCCAAGCTGGTCGCCGAGGGCGGCAAGGTCCTCCTGGACGAGGCGGACCTGTGGCCCGACAAGAAGTTCGTGATCACCAACATCATCGTCTCCCAGAAGTTCCTCACCGAGCACCCCGACGTCGTCCAGGCGGTGCTGCGCGGCTCGGTGAGGACCAACACGTGGATCAACGCCAACCCGGAGAAGGCGAAGGCCGCCGCGAACGAAAAGCTGAAGGAGCTGTCCGGCAAGCCGCTGCCCGCCGGCGTGCTGGACCCGGCGTGGAAGTCGATCCAGTTCACCGACGACCCGCTGGCCTCGACCCTGAACACCGAGGCCGCGCACGCGGTCAAGGCGGGCCTGCTCAAGCAGCCCAAGCTGGACGGCATCTATGACCTCACCCCGTTGAACAAGGTCCTCAGCGCCGAGGGCAAGAGCACGGTCGACGACGCCGGACTCGGCGTCAAGTAG
- a CDS encoding GAF domain-containing protein: MDVTRLAAVDTAQAARVLDEVRNATLAGERARLDPRPVIGESWGRMLRSGVDPDHDFRAGVLGPDEVERRRRDSPLRHVLPVLRQGLLSVGDITQHIMVVADAQARVLWREGSRSVLRKADGFGFEIGADWREEVVGTNGVGTPAVARRPVQVFAAEHFVRTHSAWTCTGAPITDPRDGRLIGVVDISGPWETMHPATLAWVDSVAKLAEARLRERHLTALDRLRAVAAPVLARVAGRALAVDKDGWTAAITGMPYMERLALPRAIGTDRVWLPTLGLCSVEPLPGGWLVRVSDEESAPRGAARIALDLSQPRRWSVTVTGVTGTWTHELSPRHAELLYLLALHRSGLSAAALADDLFGDPARTVTVRAEMSRVRRYLGAVLDHRPYRFCEAAEVRTTLPRDPLDLLPHSTAPGVLRARQAAPS, translated from the coding sequence ATGGACGTGACGCGGCTCGCCGCGGTGGACACAGCGCAGGCGGCTCGGGTGCTCGACGAGGTGCGCAACGCGACGCTGGCCGGCGAGCGCGCCCGGCTCGATCCGCGGCCGGTCATCGGGGAGTCCTGGGGGCGGATGCTGCGCTCCGGCGTGGACCCCGACCACGACTTCCGGGCCGGAGTGCTCGGTCCGGACGAGGTCGAGCGGCGCCGGCGCGACTCCCCGCTGCGGCACGTCCTTCCGGTACTGCGGCAGGGGCTGCTGTCGGTCGGGGACATCACCCAGCACATCATGGTCGTGGCGGACGCGCAGGCCCGGGTGTTGTGGCGCGAGGGCAGCCGGTCGGTGCTGCGCAAGGCCGACGGGTTCGGCTTCGAGATCGGCGCGGACTGGCGCGAGGAGGTCGTCGGCACGAACGGCGTCGGCACGCCCGCCGTCGCCCGCCGCCCCGTCCAGGTCTTCGCCGCCGAGCACTTCGTACGCACGCACTCCGCCTGGACCTGCACGGGCGCGCCGATCACCGACCCGCGCGACGGCCGGCTGATCGGCGTCGTGGACATCAGCGGGCCCTGGGAGACCATGCACCCGGCGACGCTCGCCTGGGTCGACTCGGTGGCCAAGCTCGCCGAGGCGCGGCTGCGGGAGCGGCATCTGACCGCGCTGGACCGGCTGCGCGCGGTGGCCGCGCCGGTGCTCGCCCGGGTCGCCGGCCGCGCGCTCGCCGTCGACAAGGACGGCTGGACCGCCGCGATCACCGGTATGCCGTACATGGAGAGGCTCGCGCTGCCCAGGGCGATCGGCACGGACCGGGTCTGGCTGCCCACGCTCGGCCTGTGCTCGGTGGAACCACTGCCCGGCGGCTGGCTGGTGCGCGTCTCGGACGAGGAGTCCGCGCCCCGTGGCGCAGCCCGGATCGCCCTCGACCTGTCGCAGCCGCGCCGCTGGTCGGTGACCGTCACGGGCGTCACCGGCACCTGGACCCACGAACTGAGTCCGCGGCACGCCGAGTTGCTCTACCTCCTGGCCCTGCACCGCTCGGGCCTCAGCGCCGCGGCACTGGCGGACGACCTGTTCGGCGACCCCGCCCGCACGGTGACCGTACGAGCCGAGATGTCACGCGTACGCCGATATCTGGGGGCGGTCCTGGACCACCGGCCGTATCGTTTCTGCGAAGCGGCGGAGGTCCGGACAACCCTGCCGCGAGATCCCCTGGACCTACTCCCGCACTCGACGGCACCGGGAGTACTGAGGGCAAGGCAGGCCGCCCCTTCTTAG